One Electrophorus electricus isolate fEleEle1 chromosome 13, fEleEle1.pri, whole genome shotgun sequence DNA segment encodes these proteins:
- the eef1akmt2 gene encoding EEF1A lysine methyltransferase 2 isoform X2 has translation MASTENTHAQNNSSAPCVEDDFTPSALGTKEYWDNAYRRELETYKDIGDVGEIWFGEGSMRRVIQWMQKQNIPLHVAILDIGMGNGVFLVELAKQGFTNLTGIDYSIASVELTRSILEGEDLTDIKVQVLLTNKSISIGTKRGPSYANLFVECIEKHCFEQYIGHVLLQFLRYTDDIFGIATCTLEDLKHHSVILQVSPSF, from the exons ATGGCTTCGACTgagaacacacacgcgcaaaatAATTCTTCAGCACCATGTGTGGAAGATGATTTTACCCCATCAGCACTTGGAACAAAAGAATA CTGGGACAATGCTTACAGAAGGGAGCTCGAGACTTACAAAGACATTGGGGATGTTGGTGAAATATG GTTTGGGGAGGGAAGTATGAGAAGAGTAATTCAATGGATGCAGAAGCAAAATATACCTCTACATGTGGCTATTTTGGACATTGGCATGGGAAATGGAGTCTTCCTTGTAGAACTG GCCAAGCAAGGTTTTACAAATCTTACTGGAATCGACTATTCCATTGCATCAGTAGAGCTCACAAGAAGTATTCTGGAAGGAGAGGACTTAACAGACATTAAAGTTCAG GTACTACTCACAAATAAGAGTATTAGTATCGGTACTAAAAGGGGACCATCCTATGCAAACCTCTTTGTTGAATGCATTGAGAAACATTGTTTTGAGCAATATATTGGACATGTACTCTTACAATTTCTGAGATACactgatgacatttttggtattgctacatgcacattAGAAGACCTCAAACATCATTCTGTCATTCTCCAAGTTTCGCCCAGCTTTTGA
- the eef1akmt2 gene encoding EEF1A lysine methyltransferase 2 isoform X1, with protein sequence MASTENTHAQNNSSAPCVEDDFTPSALGTKEYWDNAYRRELETYKDIGDVGEIWFGEGSMRRVIQWMQKQNIPLHVAILDIGMGNGVFLVELAKQGFTNLTGIDYSIASVELTRSILEGEDLTDIKVQEQDFLSLSPELKGFDMCIDKGTFDAISLSPEGQEMSKQRYVTSLRAALKPHGHFVITSCNWTKEQLLKIFSPGFDLVQELPTPRFQFAGVTGNSVTSLVLRKHS encoded by the exons ATGGCTTCGACTgagaacacacacgcgcaaaatAATTCTTCAGCACCATGTGTGGAAGATGATTTTACCCCATCAGCACTTGGAACAAAAGAATA CTGGGACAATGCTTACAGAAGGGAGCTCGAGACTTACAAAGACATTGGGGATGTTGGTGAAATATG GTTTGGGGAGGGAAGTATGAGAAGAGTAATTCAATGGATGCAGAAGCAAAATATACCTCTACATGTGGCTATTTTGGACATTGGCATGGGAAATGGAGTCTTCCTTGTAGAACTG GCCAAGCAAGGTTTTACAAATCTTACTGGAATCGACTATTCCATTGCATCAGTAGAGCTCACAAGAAGTATTCTGGAAGGAGAGGACTTAACAGACATTAAAGTTCAG GAGCAGGATTTTCTGTCACTTTCCCCAGAGTTGAAAGGGTTTGACATGTGTATAGACAAGGGCACCTTCGATGCCATTAGCTTGAGCCCCGAAGGGCAGGAAATGTCAAAACAGCGGTATGTGACTTCACTAAGAGCTGCTCTGAAGCCACATGGCCACTTTGTCATCACCTCCTGCAACTGGACAAAAGAGCAGCTACTGAAGATCTTCAGCCCAG GCTTTGACTTGGTGCAAGAGTTGCCCACTCCTCGTTTCCAGTTTGCTGGGGTGACTGGTAATAGCGTCACATCTTTGGTCCTCAGAAAGCACAGCTGA